Proteins from one Phoenix dactylifera cultivar Barhee BC4 unplaced genomic scaffold, palm_55x_up_171113_PBpolish2nd_filt_p 000254F, whole genome shotgun sequence genomic window:
- the LOC120105303 gene encoding translation initiation factor IF-2-like, which translates to MGKTLTFLSGGTRSSLLLRSPLPSLSSSIHGGHLSFLVFFAVFIGVSWKRRPRGRGEKAAAGARSERDEAQRQLRAAVPDDRDPDAEPAIAGPEIPDPRPLPRHLRPPPGARLPRPPHGLHQGRPPSRGLPRSLRPPRLPPPPPLPRPELMSLSFQSFLSPPLSFAEILLAAIGSRKLFDC; encoded by the coding sequence ATGGGTAAAACCCTCACTTTTCTCAGCGGCGGCACCAGAAGCAGCCTTCTTCTTCGCAGTCCACTGCCTTCCCTCTCAAGCTCCATCCATGGCGGCCACCTCTCCTTCCTCGTCTTCTTCGCCGTCTTCATCGGAGTCTCATGGAAGCGGCGGCCTCGGGGGAGGGGCGAGAAGGCGGCAGCTGGGGCTCGTAGCGAACGCGATGAAGCGCAAAGACAGCTTCGTGCAGCTGTTCCTGATGACCGGGATCCTGATGCTGAGCCTGCGATCGCTGGGCCAGAAATACCGGATCCACGACCTCTCCCACGACACCTCCGACCTCCGCCAGGAGCACGACTCCCTCGCCCTCCGCATGGCCTCCATCAAGGACGCCCTCCTTCACGAGGCCTCCCTCGATCCCTCCGGCCTCCTCGCCTCCCACCTCCGCCGCCTCTTCCAAGACCCGAACTGATGTCACTGAGctttcaaagcttcctctcccctCCCCTGAG
- the LOC103701070 gene encoding cytoplasmic tRNA 2-thiolation protein 1 isoform X3 gives MDEIVKTIGLKNNCTFCGVFRRQALDRGAALMRADKLVTGHNADDMAETVLLNILRGDIARLSRCTFIITGEDGPIPRCKPFKYTYEKEIVMYAYFKKLDYFSTECIYSPNAYRGFAREFIKDLERIRPQAILDIIRSGENFRISTSTKMPEQGTCERCGYISSQKLCKACLLLEGLNRGLPKLGIGRSRGLNSAKEDGEQRMLRSEVKGSNLQSKQCGTLDF, from the exons ATGGATGAAATAGTGAAGACAATAGGATTGAAAAACAATTGCACATTTTGCGGTGTTTTTCGCCGTCAG GCCCTAGATAGAGGTGCTGCACTAATGAGAGCGGACAAGCTTGTTACTGGGCATAATGCAGATGATATGGCAGAGACTGTTCTCTTAAATATTTTACGGGGTGACATTGCAAG GTTGAGTAGATGTACTTTTATAATTACTGGTGAAGATGGACCCATTCCAAGATGCAAGCCTTTCAAATACACCTATGAGAAGGAAATTGTCAT GTATGCATACTTCAAAAAGCTGGACTACTTCTCCACGGAAT GCATTTATTCTCCTAATGCATATCGTGGGTTTGCTCGTGAATTTATTAAAGATCTCGAAAGGATTAG gCCACAAGCTATACTTGATATCATAAGGTCAGGAGAGAACTTCAGGATATCTACATCAACAAAGATGCCAGAGCAAGGAACATGCGAACGGTGTGGTTATATTTCTAGCCAG AAATTGTGTAAAGCATGCCTCTTGCTGGAGGGGTTGAATCGGGGTTTGCCAAAACTGGGTATTGGAAGAAGTAGAGGGCTCAACAGTGCGAAGGAGGATGGGGAACAAAGAATGTTACGTTCAGAAGTGAAAGGATCAAACTTACAGAGCAAACAATGTGGAACCCTTGATTTCTAA
- the LOC103701070 gene encoding cytoplasmic tRNA 2-thiolation protein 1 isoform X1, which translates to MENGDANGKPKRAVGRLCSICNQKKPALKRPKTLEQICRECFYSVFEEEIHNVIVDNHLFKPGERIAVAASGGKDSTVLAYVLSELNRRHNYGLDLFLLSVDEGITGYRDDSLETVKRNEVQYGLPLKVVSYKDLYSWTMDEIVKTIGLKNNCTFCGVFRRQALDRGAALMRADKLVTGHNADDMAETVLLNILRGDIARLSRCTFIITGEDGPIPRCKPFKYTYEKEIVMYAYFKKLDYFSTECIYSPNAYRGFAREFIKDLERIRPQAILDIIRSGENFRISTSTKMPEQGTCERCGYISSQKLCKACLLLEGLNRGLPKLGIGRSRGLNSAKEDGEQRMLRSEVKGSNLQSKQCGTLDF; encoded by the exons ATGGAGAACGGCGATGCGAACGGGAAGCCGAAGAGAGCGGTGGGTCGTCTCTGCTCTATCTGTAACCAGAAGAAGCCCGCGCTCAAGAGACCCAAAACCCTAGAGCAG ATATGTAGGGAATGCTTTTACAGTGTCTTTGAGGAGGAGATTCATAATGTTATTGTGGATAATCATTTATTTAAACCTGGTGAGCGCATTGCAGTTGCAGCTTCTGGAGGGAAAG ATTCAACTGTTCTTGCTTATGTGTTGTCAGAGCTAAATCGTCGGCACAATTATGGCCTGGATCTCTTCCTTTTATCTGTTGATGAAGGCATTACAGGTTACCGGGATGACTCACTTGAAACTgtcaaaagaaatgaagttcaG TATGGGTTGCCACTGAAAGTGGTTTCATACAAGGATTTATACAGTTGGACAATGGATGAAATAGTGAAGACAATAGGATTGAAAAACAATTGCACATTTTGCGGTGTTTTTCGCCGTCAG GCCCTAGATAGAGGTGCTGCACTAATGAGAGCGGACAAGCTTGTTACTGGGCATAATGCAGATGATATGGCAGAGACTGTTCTCTTAAATATTTTACGGGGTGACATTGCAAG GTTGAGTAGATGTACTTTTATAATTACTGGTGAAGATGGACCCATTCCAAGATGCAAGCCTTTCAAATACACCTATGAGAAGGAAATTGTCAT GTATGCATACTTCAAAAAGCTGGACTACTTCTCCACGGAAT GCATTTATTCTCCTAATGCATATCGTGGGTTTGCTCGTGAATTTATTAAAGATCTCGAAAGGATTAG gCCACAAGCTATACTTGATATCATAAGGTCAGGAGAGAACTTCAGGATATCTACATCAACAAAGATGCCAGAGCAAGGAACATGCGAACGGTGTGGTTATATTTCTAGCCAG AAATTGTGTAAAGCATGCCTCTTGCTGGAGGGGTTGAATCGGGGTTTGCCAAAACTGGGTATTGGAAGAAGTAGAGGGCTCAACAGTGCGAAGGAGGATGGGGAACAAAGAATGTTACGTTCAGAAGTGAAAGGATCAAACTTACAGAGCAAACAATGTGGAACCCTTGATTTCTAA
- the LOC103701069 gene encoding choline/ethanolaminephosphotransferase 1-like has translation MGYIGHHGVATLHKYKYSGVDNSLVAKYILQPFWSRCVTLFPLWMPPNMITLTGFIFLVISALLGYIYSPHLDTAPPRWVHLAHGMLLFLYQTFDAVDGKQARRTNSSSPLGELFDHGCDALACAFECLAFGSTAMCGMTTFWFWVIAAIPFYLATWEHFFTNTLILPIVNGPTEGLMLIYACHFLTFFLGAEWWAQDFRKSIPLFSWVPLVPEIPLYGAVLFLMIVFGVLPTIGSNISNVHMVVQARKGSMLLALAMLFPFSVLMAAVLIWSYLSPSDIMYNHPHLLIVGTGFAFGFLVGRMILAHLCDEPKGLKTGMCLSLLFIPLAIANALTAKLNDGIPLVDEHFMLLLYCVFTVGLYLHFATSVIHEITNALGISCFRITRKEA, from the exons ATGGGATATATAGGGCACCATGGTGTTGCGACGCTGCACAAGTACAAGTACAGCGGCGTGGACAACTCGCTGGTCGCGAAATATATCTTGCAGCCCTTTTGGAGCCGCTGCGTGACCCTTTTCCCTCTTTGGATGCC TCCAAATATG ATCACACTTACAGGTTTCATATTTTTGGTCATATCGGCACTTCTTGGCTAT ATTTATTCACCTCATCTAGACACAGCCCCCCCAAGATGGGTCCACCTTGCTCATGGAATGCTTCTTTTCTTGTATCAG ACCTTTGATGCTGTTGATGGCAAACAAGCAAGGCGTACCAATTCATCAAGTCCTTTAGGGGAACTTTTTGATCATG GATGTGATGCACTTGCATGTGCT TTTGAGTGCTTGGCTTTTGGAAGCACAGCAATGTGTGGAATGACTACTTTCTGGTTCTGGGTAATTGCAGCTATCCCGTTTTATTTGGCAACATGGGAACA CTTCTTTACAAATACTCTTATTCTTCCTATTGTAAATGGACCTACAGAAGGGCTCATGCTGATTTACGCATGCCATTTTCTGACATTCTTTTTGG gAGCTGAATGGTGGGCACAAGATTTTAGGAAGTCCATCCCCCTTTTTAGCTGGGTGCCGTTAGTTCCTG AAATACCACTATATGGTGCTGTGCTATTTCTTATGATTGTTTTTGGTGTACTGCCAACTATTGGATCTAA CATTAGCAATGTCCATATGGTAGTCCAAGCAAGAAAGGGAAGCATGTTGCTGGCATTAGCAATG CTCTTTCCTTTCAGCGTCCTCATGGCCGCAGTTCTTATCTG GTCTTATTTGTCTCCTTCGGATATTATGTACAATCACCCGCATTTGCTTATAGTTGGAACGGGTTTTGCATTTGGATTTCTTGTG GGAAGGATGATTCTGGCTCACCTTTGTGACGAACCCAAGGGTTTAAAAACTGGAATGTGCTTG TCTTTGTTGTTTATTCCTCTTGCCATTGCAAATGCTCTTACTGCAAAGCTTAATGATGG AATTCCTCTGGTTGACGAGCATTTTATGCTTCTCTTGTATTGTGTATTCACAG TGGGACTCTACCTGCATTTTGCCACATCGGTCATCCATGAGATCACCAATGCACTGGGCATCAGCTGCTTCAG GATAACTCGGAAAGAAGCTTAA
- the LOC103701070 gene encoding cytoplasmic tRNA 2-thiolation protein 1 isoform X2 codes for MAWISSFYLLMKALQYGLPLKVVSYKDLYSWTMDEIVKTIGLKNNCTFCGVFRRQALDRGAALMRADKLVTGHNADDMAETVLLNILRGDIARLSRCTFIITGEDGPIPRCKPFKYTYEKEIVMYAYFKKLDYFSTECIYSPNAYRGFAREFIKDLERIRPQAILDIIRSGENFRISTSTKMPEQGTCERCGYISSQKLCKACLLLEGLNRGLPKLGIGRSRGLNSAKEDGEQRMLRSEVKGSNLQSKQCGTLDF; via the exons ATGGCCTGGATCTCTTCCTTTTATCTGTTGATGAAGGCATTACAG TATGGGTTGCCACTGAAAGTGGTTTCATACAAGGATTTATACAGTTGGACAATGGATGAAATAGTGAAGACAATAGGATTGAAAAACAATTGCACATTTTGCGGTGTTTTTCGCCGTCAG GCCCTAGATAGAGGTGCTGCACTAATGAGAGCGGACAAGCTTGTTACTGGGCATAATGCAGATGATATGGCAGAGACTGTTCTCTTAAATATTTTACGGGGTGACATTGCAAG GTTGAGTAGATGTACTTTTATAATTACTGGTGAAGATGGACCCATTCCAAGATGCAAGCCTTTCAAATACACCTATGAGAAGGAAATTGTCAT GTATGCATACTTCAAAAAGCTGGACTACTTCTCCACGGAAT GCATTTATTCTCCTAATGCATATCGTGGGTTTGCTCGTGAATTTATTAAAGATCTCGAAAGGATTAG gCCACAAGCTATACTTGATATCATAAGGTCAGGAGAGAACTTCAGGATATCTACATCAACAAAGATGCCAGAGCAAGGAACATGCGAACGGTGTGGTTATATTTCTAGCCAG AAATTGTGTAAAGCATGCCTCTTGCTGGAGGGGTTGAATCGGGGTTTGCCAAAACTGGGTATTGGAAGAAGTAGAGGGCTCAACAGTGCGAAGGAGGATGGGGAACAAAGAATGTTACGTTCAGAAGTGAAAGGATCAAACTTACAGAGCAAACAATGTGGAACCCTTGATTTCTAA